A window of Jannaschia sp. M317 contains these coding sequences:
- a CDS encoding serine hydrolase has protein sequence MRGGDGRDWPWWSVTKLAIAACALRLAAKGVMDLDAPLDEQAYSLRDLLAHRAGVPCYAALPGYHAAVADDRSPWSVAEVLARTGDGVPVTPPGQRWAYSNIGYLLVRLRLQDAAGVGLSTLLRSEILSPVGAKAAFLAEGRCPRPHLPGLAGYDYGWVYHGCLMGPPGDAARMVAGILDGTLLPPDALRALRRLTPLGGALPGRPWQTANYGLGLMAGEASGLGPVEGHSGGGPFSTCAVYRGPSGQVAAAFATTRSEAAPEWAAVRALRHLT, from the coding sequence CTGCGCGGCGGAGACGGGCGTGACTGGCCCTGGTGGAGCGTGACGAAACTGGCCATCGCCGCCTGTGCCCTGCGCCTGGCCGCCAAGGGCGTGATGGATCTGGATGCGCCTCTGGACGAGCAAGCCTATTCCCTGCGGGACCTTTTGGCGCATCGGGCGGGTGTGCCCTGTTATGCCGCCCTGCCCGGCTATCATGCCGCCGTTGCCGATGACCGGTCGCCTTGGTCAGTGGCCGAAGTGCTGGCGCGAACCGGGGACGGGGTGCCGGTGACGCCGCCGGGCCAGCGCTGGGCCTATTCCAACATCGGCTACCTGCTTGTGCGGCTGCGGTTGCAGGATGCGGCGGGTGTCGGTCTTTCGACGCTGCTCCGCTCCGAGATCCTCAGCCCTGTGGGTGCCAAGGCTGCTTTCCTGGCCGAGGGACGCTGTCCGCGCCCACATCTGCCGGGGTTGGCCGGCTATGACTACGGTTGGGTCTATCATGGCTGCCTGATGGGGCCGCCGGGGGACGCGGCGCGGATGGTTGCCGGTATTCTGGACGGCACGCTCTTGCCGCCAGATGCTTTGCGCGCGCTGCGCCGACTGACGCCGCTGGGTGGGGCACTGCCGGGACGGCCCTGGCAGACCGCCAACTATGGCCTGGGCCTGATGGCGGGCGAGGCATCGGGGCTGGGCCCGGTCGAGGGCCATTCCGGCGGCGGACCATTTTCCACCTGCGCGGTTTACCGCGGACCGTCAGGACAGGTGGCAGCCGCCTTTGCCACGACGCGCAGCGAAGCCGCACCAGAATGGGCCGCCGTGCGCGCGTTGCGACACCTGACCTAG
- a CDS encoding GNAT family N-acetyltransferase, producing the protein MDMITFRDLEPGDAGWVMQRHGELYWADEGYDIRFEGLVAAILSDFIANRGPQERAWIAVDAKGRRQGCIFCVRPKPEVAKLRMFLVEPARRGTGLAQQLLGKVIHHARATGAARLVLWTHQSHRAAGRLYARTGFALIHEAPVEAFGQATVEQTWELML; encoded by the coding sequence ATGGATATGATCACCTTTCGCGACCTGGAACCGGGGGATGCCGGTTGGGTCATGCAGCGCCACGGAGAGCTGTATTGGGCCGATGAAGGCTATGACATCCGGTTCGAAGGCCTGGTTGCCGCCATCCTGTCGGATTTCATCGCCAACAGGGGTCCGCAGGAACGCGCCTGGATCGCCGTCGATGCCAAAGGCCGGCGGCAGGGCTGCATCTTTTGCGTGCGGCCCAAGCCGGAGGTGGCCAAACTGCGGATGTTTCTGGTGGAACCCGCGCGGCGCGGCACCGGTCTGGCGCAGCAGTTGCTGGGCAAGGTCATCCACCACGCGCGGGCGACCGGGGCGGCCCGGCTGGTGCTGTGGACGCATCAAAGCCACCGGGCGGCCGGGCGGCTATATGCACGGACCGGGTTCGCGTTGATCCACGAAGCCCCGGTCGAGGCCTTTGGTCAGGCGACGGTGGAACAGACCTGGGAGTTGATGCTATAA
- a CDS encoding DUF6324 family protein: MGINDESDIEANLQIGPTDAGMVRLFIEGTGNGAGIEIPMDFEPDEALEIAEEIRAAAAMAAKVRR; the protein is encoded by the coding sequence ATGGGTATCAACGACGAATCCGACATCGAAGCCAACCTGCAGATCGGCCCGACCGACGCAGGGATGGTCCGCCTGTTCATCGAAGGCACCGGCAACGGGGCGGGAATCGAAATCCCGATGGATTTCGAACCCGATGAGGCGCTGGAAATCGCCGAGGAAATCCGCGCCGCCGCCGCCATGGCCGCCAAGGTCCGCCGCTGA
- a CDS encoding MmcB family DNA repair protein yields MTDLLPDPGLAPGQLLARGVCRHLRDHDFACLEEFVPDRGLRVDVMALGPKGELWIVECKSSRADYTSDTKWQGYLPFADRFFWAVDTAFPAEVLPAETGLIIADAFGAEMVRMPQATPLAAARRKAQTAKFARCAAIRLQGLRDPMGRAAG; encoded by the coding sequence ATGACCGATCTTCTGCCCGATCCGGGGCTTGCCCCCGGACAGCTGCTTGCACGGGGCGTGTGTCGCCATCTGCGCGACCATGACTTCGCCTGCCTGGAGGAATTCGTCCCCGACCGGGGCCTGCGCGTCGATGTGATGGCGCTGGGCCCGAAAGGAGAGCTGTGGATCGTGGAGTGCAAGTCAAGCCGGGCGGATTACACCTCGGACACGAAGTGGCAGGGCTATCTGCCTTTCGCCGACCGGTTTTTCTGGGCGGTCGATACGGCTTTCCCGGCAGAGGTGTTGCCGGCTGAGACGGGGCTGATCATCGCGGATGCCTTCGGGGCAGAGATGGTGCGAATGCCGCAGGCCACGCCGTTGGCCGCGGCGCGGCGCAAGGCGCAGACTGCTAAATTCGCACGATGCGCGGCGATCCGGTTGCAGGGGCTGCGCGATCCGATGGGGCGCGCGGCTGGCTGA